Proteins from a single region of Chryseobacterium sp. T16E-39:
- a CDS encoding TonB-dependent receptor domain-containing protein: protein MKKIISISLVILGIGFSDAQKVKDSLKNGSIDEVVITGSGYAQKIKDTPATISVITQADLKKRAYRDITDALQDVPGVFITGGGSTSDFSIRGAESGQTLVLIDGKRINTRETRPNSDGPGIEQGWMPPLETIERIEVVKGPMSSLYGSDAMGGVINIITKKLTDSWKGSIATSLIQQVHKESGNTYQIDGYAAGSLIKNLLQLKFTGSYSDRNEDKFIGGFTERIIKAFGTELSLTPDTKNTFKLNYDFNRQERNQNAGYSLAANAKSSSNNYERNVLALSHKGDYSNFHTNSYLQYDNTNNPNRNMRYETFVAYSLNNFNIKKHVISFGAEYRYERLNDLGNTFKSGSDMVSQLTRWNWSAFAEGNWKLLEKLNVVTGARLDNDQNYGSNFTPRGYLVWSINNNFTAKGGASWGYKAPGLRAVNPAWGQVTGGGSQDGVIIGNKDLQPEKSFNQEITVMFEDNKKIINLSVTGFNTDFKNKLVEVRKCNNTAECAQFESLYNHVYDFISTRENLGKAKSIGMEANLGINVTKDLTLKTNYTYTDTKIKSNEVPLLYNKAYARIPKHMVNANLAWKANYSFEFWSRMNYRSESQPGVSRGRAQEFPIPAYFLLDLGAVYRLNKNVRFTFGVYNLLDKNIRNDNTDPANNFGFRIDGIRYQFGANYFF from the coding sequence ATGAAGAAAATAATATCTATCTCTTTAGTCATACTAGGGATTGGTTTTTCCGACGCCCAGAAGGTAAAAGACTCATTAAAGAATGGAAGTATTGATGAAGTGGTGATAACAGGATCCGGATATGCACAGAAAATTAAGGATACACCAGCTACTATTTCTGTAATTACTCAAGCAGATCTTAAAAAAAGAGCCTATCGGGATATTACCGATGCATTGCAGGATGTTCCAGGGGTCTTTATTACAGGAGGGGGAAGTACCAGTGATTTCTCAATAAGGGGAGCTGAATCCGGGCAAACGCTTGTGCTGATTGATGGAAAGAGGATTAATACGAGAGAAACAAGACCAAACTCTGATGGTCCCGGAATTGAACAAGGCTGGATGCCTCCATTAGAAACTATTGAGAGAATAGAAGTCGTAAAAGGCCCGATGTCGTCTTTATATGGTTCAGATGCAATGGGAGGTGTAATCAATATTATTACTAAGAAACTTACAGATAGCTGGAAAGGTTCGATAGCGACCAGTCTGATACAGCAAGTTCACAAAGAATCGGGTAATACTTATCAAATAGATGGATATGCAGCAGGATCTTTAATCAAAAATCTTCTTCAATTGAAATTTACCGGAAGTTATTCGGATAGGAATGAAGATAAGTTCATTGGTGGATTTACAGAACGTATTATTAAAGCTTTTGGAACAGAACTTAGTCTTACTCCTGATACGAAAAATACCTTTAAGTTAAATTATGATTTTAATCGTCAGGAAAGAAATCAGAATGCCGGGTATTCATTAGCTGCTAATGCAAAAAGTTCCAGTAATAATTATGAAAGAAATGTGCTTGCGTTAAGTCATAAAGGAGATTATTCTAACTTTCACACCAATTCTTATTTGCAATATGACAATACCAACAATCCAAACAGGAATATGAGGTATGAAACTTTTGTAGCGTATAGTCTTAATAATTTTAATATCAAAAAACATGTGATCAGCTTTGGAGCTGAATACAGATATGAAAGACTGAATGATTTAGGAAATACTTTTAAATCCGGGAGTGATATGGTCAGTCAATTGACCCGTTGGAACTGGTCGGCATTTGCTGAAGGAAACTGGAAACTTCTGGAAAAATTGAACGTAGTTACCGGTGCCCGGTTGGATAATGATCAGAATTACGGTTCTAACTTTACACCGAGAGGTTACCTGGTATGGAGTATTAATAATAATTTTACAGCAAAAGGGGGTGCTTCCTGGGGGTATAAGGCACCGGGACTGAGAGCGGTAAATCCAGCTTGGGGACAAGTAACAGGCGGAGGCTCACAGGATGGTGTGATTATCGGAAATAAAGACCTGCAGCCAGAGAAAAGTTTTAATCAGGAAATAACTGTAATGTTTGAGGATAATAAAAAAATCATCAATCTAAGTGTAACCGGTTTCAATACGGACTTCAAAAACAAGTTGGTAGAAGTAAGGAAATGTAACAATACAGCAGAGTGTGCACAGTTCGAAAGCTTATATAATCACGTTTATGATTTTATTTCAACAAGAGAAAATTTAGGTAAAGCTAAAAGTATCGGTATGGAAGCTAATCTTGGAATTAATGTTACAAAAGATCTAACATTAAAAACCAATTACACCTATACGGATACCAAAATTAAATCCAATGAAGTTCCTCTTCTTTACAATAAAGCATATGCAAGAATACCAAAGCATATGGTTAACGCTAATTTGGCCTGGAAAGCAAACTATAGCTTTGAATTTTGGTCAAGGATGAACTATAGAAGTGAAAGTCAGCCGGGAGTATCAAGGGGAAGAGCACAGGAATTTCCGATTCCTGCTTACTTTTTATTAGACCTGGGAGCAGTATACCGACTGAATAAAAATGTTCGTTTTACATTCGGGGTGTATAATCTATTGGATAAAAATATCCGTAATGACAATACTGATCCAGCTAATAACTTCGGTTTCAGAATTGACGGGATCAGATATCAATTTGGAGCAAATTACTTTTTCTAA
- a CDS encoding low affinity iron permease family protein, giving the protein MGHKTNNFFERFSDWATKFTGSSYAFMGATAIVIIWALSGPVFHYSETWQLVINTGTTIITFLMVFLIQKAQNKDSKAIQIKLNELIAAHEKASNRIVDIEDLSEKELDQLHMYYEKLADFAQDDVDIHTSHSIDAAKRNQNYKNDLFKKKHEEWLEKQKKES; this is encoded by the coding sequence ATGGGACATAAGACTAATAATTTTTTTGAAAGGTTTTCGGATTGGGCAACCAAATTTACTGGGAGTTCTTATGCTTTTATGGGAGCTACTGCTATTGTTATCATTTGGGCTCTTTCAGGGCCCGTGTTTCACTATTCGGAAACCTGGCAGCTGGTGATCAATACTGGAACAACAATTATTACTTTCCTGATGGTATTTCTTATTCAGAAAGCTCAAAATAAAGACTCTAAAGCCATACAAATTAAATTGAATGAATTGATCGCAGCTCATGAAAAAGCAAGTAACCGGATCGTAGATATAGAAGATTTGTCTGAAAAAGAATTGGATCAGCTTCATATGTATTACGAAAAATTAGCTGACTTTGCTCAAGATGATGTTGATATTCATACTTCTCATTCTATTGATGCCGCTAAAAGAAATCAGAACTATAAGAATGATCTCTTTAAAAAGAAACATGAAGAATGGCTCGAAAAACAAAAAAAGGAATCGTAA